From the genome of Homalodisca vitripennis isolate AUS2020 chromosome 8, UT_GWSS_2.1, whole genome shotgun sequence, one region includes:
- the LOC124368173 gene encoding uncharacterized protein LOC124368173 yields the protein MDILEQASRENTVEIQGIPFVEKENVMEMVEKVSMAISFPFDQNIVDKFYRIRTRFGASEIPGSIVVRFVRNIDMQMFIQKRRDKRNLNTRDIGFLLGNSSVIYINHSLTPAKRRLLRAARLCRSEKQYTFVWVSGGRTFLRKNQGDPAIEVKREEDLEKLK from the coding sequence atggaCATTCTTGAACAGGCTTCAAGGGAAAATACCGTTGAAATTCAGGGTATACCATTTGTGGAGAAAGAAAATGTGATGGAAATGGTTGAAAAGGTGTCTATGGCTATCAGTTTCCCCTTTGATCAAAATATAGTTGACAAATTTTATCGAATAAGAACGAGATTTGGAGCATCTGAAATCCCAGGGAGTATAGTAGTTCGCTTTGTGCGAAATATTGAtatgcaaatgtttatacaaaaaagaagagATAAGAGGAACTTGAACACCAGGGACATTGGCTTTCTACTGGGAAATTCTTCTGTGATTTATATCAACCACAGTCTGACGCCGGCTAAGAGGAGGTTGCTGCGAGCTGCGCGGCTGTGTCGCAGTGAGAAACAGTACACTTTCGTATGGGTCAGCGGAGGACGCACCTTCCTACGTAAAAATCAAGGAGATCCGGCAATTGAGGTGAAGCGAGAAGAGGACCTTGAAAAGTTGAAATGA